One part of the Mycolicibacterium aromaticivorans JS19b1 = JCM 16368 genome encodes these proteins:
- a CDS encoding BlaI/MecI/CopY family transcriptional regulator: MAKLTRLGELERAVMDHLWAAGEPLTVRQVHEALCTERDLAYTTVMTVLQRLARKNLVSQIRDDRAHQYAPVHGRDELVAGLMVDALDQASDSGSRQAALVHFVERVGVDEVDALRRALAELESKHRSTWPAGGMPGA, encoded by the coding sequence ATGGCCAAGTTGACTCGTCTCGGCGAACTTGAACGCGCGGTGATGGACCACTTGTGGGCCGCTGGTGAGCCGTTGACGGTTCGTCAGGTCCACGAGGCGCTCTGTACCGAACGGGACCTGGCCTACACCACGGTGATGACCGTCCTGCAACGCCTCGCCCGCAAGAACCTGGTCTCCCAGATTCGGGATGACCGCGCCCACCAGTACGCACCGGTCCACGGCCGTGACGAACTGGTCGCGGGCCTGATGGTCGATGCCTTGGATCAGGCTTCTGACTCAGGAAGCCGGCAGGCCGCCCTGGTGCACTTCGTCGAACGGGTGGGCGTCGACGAGGTCGACGCACTGCGTCGCGCCTTGGCGGAATTGGAGTCCAAGCACCGTTCCACCTGGCCCGCTGGCGGCATGCCCGGCGCCTGA
- a CDS encoding GuaB1 family IMP dehydrogenase-related protein — MRFLDGQLPQYDLTYDDVFVVPSRSDVASRFDVDLSTSDGTGTTIPVVVANMTAVAGRRMAETVARRGGIVVLPQDLPIDAVKQTVDFIKSRDLVADTPVVLAPDDSVSDAVALIHKRAHGVAVVVFEGRPIGLVTEAATVGVDRFARVRDIAVTDFVTAPVHTEPRQVFELLEHAPVDVAVLTDADGALAGVLTRIGAIRAGIYTPAVDAGGRLRIAAAVGINGDVAAKAQALAEAGVDVLVVDTAHGHQLKMLDAIKAVSSLDLGVPLAAGNVVSAEGTRDLIEAGASIVKVGVGPGAMCTTRMMTGVGRPQFSAVLECSAAARELGAHVWADGGVRHPRDVALALAAGASNVMIGSWFAGTYESPGDLMRDRDGRPYKESYGMASKRAVAARTSADSAFDRARKALFEEGISTSRMALDPARGGVEDLLDHITSGVRSTCTYVGATTIAELHERVVLGVQSAAGFAEGHPLPTGW, encoded by the coding sequence GTGCGCTTTCTCGACGGCCAGCTACCTCAGTACGACCTGACCTACGACGACGTCTTCGTCGTGCCCAGCCGATCCGATGTCGCGTCCCGGTTCGATGTCGACCTGTCGACCTCCGATGGAACCGGGACGACGATCCCGGTCGTGGTGGCGAACATGACCGCGGTGGCGGGTCGTCGGATGGCCGAGACGGTGGCCCGCCGCGGCGGCATCGTGGTGCTGCCGCAGGACCTGCCGATCGACGCGGTCAAGCAGACCGTCGACTTCATCAAGAGCCGTGACCTGGTGGCGGACACCCCGGTGGTGCTGGCGCCCGACGACTCGGTGTCCGACGCCGTCGCGCTGATCCACAAGCGGGCCCACGGGGTGGCGGTGGTGGTGTTCGAGGGCAGGCCCATCGGCCTGGTCACCGAGGCCGCCACCGTCGGCGTCGACCGATTCGCGCGCGTGCGCGACATCGCGGTCACCGACTTCGTCACCGCGCCGGTCCACACCGAACCACGACAGGTGTTCGAGCTGCTCGAGCACGCCCCGGTCGACGTCGCCGTCCTCACCGACGCCGACGGCGCCCTGGCCGGCGTACTGACCCGCATCGGCGCGATCCGCGCGGGCATCTACACCCCGGCCGTAGACGCGGGCGGCAGGCTGCGGATCGCCGCCGCGGTGGGCATCAACGGCGACGTGGCCGCCAAGGCGCAGGCGCTGGCCGAGGCCGGCGTCGACGTGCTTGTGGTCGACACCGCGCACGGCCACCAGCTCAAGATGCTCGACGCGATCAAGGCCGTGTCGTCGCTGGACCTCGGCGTCCCGCTGGCAGCCGGCAACGTCGTCTCCGCCGAAGGGACGCGCGACCTGATCGAGGCCGGCGCCTCGATCGTCAAGGTGGGGGTCGGCCCCGGCGCCATGTGCACCACCCGGATGATGACCGGCGTCGGACGCCCGCAGTTCTCTGCCGTGCTCGAATGCTCGGCTGCTGCACGGGAACTCGGTGCTCACGTATGGGCCGATGGCGGAGTGCGGCATCCGCGCGACGTGGCGCTCGCGCTGGCGGCGGGCGCGTCGAACGTGATGATCGGCTCCTGGTTCGCCGGCACCTACGAATCCCCCGGTGACCTGATGCGCGACCGCGACGGCCGACCCTACAAGGAGAGCTACGGCATGGCCTCCAAGCGGGCCGTGGCCGCCCGCACCAGCGCCGACAGCGCCTTCGACCGGGCCCGCAAGGCACTCTTCGAGGAGGGCATCTCGACCTCGCGGATGGCGCTGGACCCCGCACGTGGCGGTGTCGAGGACCTGCTCGACCACATCACCTCCGGCGTTCGCAGCACCTGCACGTACGTCGGCGCCACCACCATCGCCGAGCTGCACGAACGGGTGGTGCTGGGCGTCCAGTCGGCGGCCGGGTTCGCCGAGGGGCATCCCCTGCCGACCGGCTGGTGA
- the gndA gene encoding NADP-dependent phosphogluconate dehydrogenase has translation MTSPQTDGTAQIGVTGMAVMGSNIARNFAHHGYTVALHNRSVAKTDAVLAEHGSEGNFVRTETMAEFAAALEKPRRALIMVKAGDPTDAVINELCEVFEPGDIIIDGGNALYTDTIRREKAVRERGLHFVGAGISGGEEGALKGPSIMPGGPAESYKSLGPLLEEISAHVDGVPCCTHIGPDGAGHFVKMVHNGIEYSDMQLIGEAYQLLRDGLGKTAPEIAEIFADWNKGDLDSYLIEITAEVLRQTDAKTGKPLVDVILDEAEQKGTGRWTVKSALDLGVPVTGIAEAVFARALSGSVPQRKATTSLASGDLGEQPTDAAQFIDDVSKALYASKIIAYAQGFNQIQAGSAEYNWDITLGDMATIWRGGCIIRAKFLNRIKEAYDDNAELATLIAAPYFRDAVEAGIDSWRRVVVKATELGIPVPGFASALSYYDALRTERLPAALTQGLRDFFGAHTYGRTDADPAARFHTLWSGDRSEVEA, from the coding sequence ATGACCTCACCGCAGACGGACGGTACTGCACAGATCGGTGTTACCGGAATGGCGGTGATGGGATCGAACATCGCGCGGAACTTCGCCCACCACGGCTACACCGTGGCCTTGCACAACAGGTCTGTCGCCAAGACCGATGCGGTGCTCGCCGAGCACGGTTCCGAGGGCAACTTCGTGCGCACCGAGACGATGGCCGAATTCGCCGCCGCGCTGGAGAAGCCGCGCCGCGCGCTGATCATGGTCAAGGCCGGCGACCCGACCGACGCCGTCATCAACGAGTTGTGCGAGGTCTTCGAGCCGGGCGACATCATCATCGACGGCGGCAACGCGCTCTACACCGACACCATCCGCCGCGAGAAGGCGGTGCGTGAGCGCGGCCTGCACTTCGTCGGCGCCGGCATCTCCGGCGGCGAGGAAGGCGCGCTGAAGGGGCCGTCGATCATGCCGGGCGGGCCTGCCGAGTCCTACAAGTCGCTGGGGCCGCTGCTCGAGGAGATCTCCGCGCACGTCGACGGCGTCCCATGCTGCACCCACATCGGCCCCGACGGCGCAGGCCACTTCGTCAAGATGGTGCACAACGGTATCGAGTACTCCGACATGCAGCTCATCGGCGAGGCCTACCAGCTGCTGCGCGACGGCCTCGGCAAGACCGCACCCGAGATCGCCGAGATCTTCGCCGACTGGAACAAAGGCGATCTGGACAGCTACCTGATCGAGATCACCGCCGAGGTGCTGCGCCAGACCGACGCCAAGACCGGCAAGCCGCTGGTCGACGTGATCCTCGACGAGGCAGAGCAGAAAGGCACTGGTCGCTGGACGGTCAAGTCAGCACTGGATCTCGGGGTGCCGGTGACCGGCATCGCCGAGGCGGTCTTCGCCCGCGCTCTGTCGGGCTCGGTCCCCCAACGCAAGGCCACCACTAGCCTGGCCTCCGGTGACCTGGGTGAACAGCCCACGGACGCAGCGCAATTCATCGATGACGTCAGCAAGGCGCTGTACGCCTCGAAGATCATCGCCTACGCCCAGGGCTTCAACCAGATCCAGGCGGGCAGCGCCGAATACAACTGGGACATCACCCTCGGTGACATGGCGACGATCTGGCGCGGCGGCTGCATCATCCGGGCCAAATTCCTCAACCGGATCAAGGAGGCCTACGACGACAACGCCGAACTGGCCACGCTCATCGCCGCGCCGTACTTCCGTGACGCGGTCGAAGCGGGTATCGACAGCTGGCGTCGCGTGGTGGTGAAGGCCACCGAGCTCGGCATCCCGGTCCCCGGCTTCGCCTCCGCGCTGTCCTACTACGACGCGCTGCGCACCGAGCGGCTGCCCGCGGCGCTGACCCAGGGCCTGCGCGACTTCTTCGGCGCGCACACCTACGGCCGGACCGACGCCGACCCGGCCGCCCGGTTCCACACCCTGTGGAGCGGTGACCGCAGCGAAGTCGAGGCGTAG
- a CDS encoding M56 family metallopeptidase — MSALAFTFLALMLVGPVPALLARASWPMRAPRAAIVLWQSIAVAAVLSAFSAGLAIASRLFAPGPDGRPTATITSEIQVLGWPLWSAYVVVFAITLLIGARLVVAAVQVAVATRRRRAHHRMVVDLLGESGHGMSGLRVLDVSEPLAYCLPGVRSRVVLSQGTLSALSDTELTAILSHERAHLRARHDLVLEAFIAVHTAFPRFVRSGSALNAVRLLVEMLADDAAVRTAGPAPLARALVTCATARTPKGALAGGGPTTLIRVRRLAGEGNSLAHSLAAYATAAAVLVVPTVAVAMPWLTELRRLFLS, encoded by the coding sequence GTGTCCGCGCTGGCCTTCACCTTCCTCGCCTTGATGCTGGTCGGTCCTGTGCCTGCGCTGCTGGCCCGGGCCTCGTGGCCGATGCGTGCACCGCGCGCGGCGATCGTCCTCTGGCAGTCCATTGCGGTGGCCGCGGTGCTCTCCGCGTTCAGCGCCGGACTGGCCATCGCCAGCCGGCTTTTCGCCCCCGGCCCGGACGGCCGCCCCACCGCGACGATCACCAGCGAGATCCAAGTCCTGGGCTGGCCACTGTGGTCGGCGTACGTCGTGGTCTTCGCGATCACCCTGCTCATCGGCGCTCGGCTGGTGGTCGCGGCAGTACAGGTCGCCGTCGCCACCCGGCGCCGCCGGGCGCATCACCGGATGGTCGTCGACCTGCTCGGCGAGTCCGGACACGGCATGAGCGGACTGCGGGTGCTGGATGTGTCCGAACCACTCGCCTACTGCCTGCCCGGAGTGCGCAGCCGGGTTGTACTCAGCCAGGGCACCCTGTCGGCGTTGAGCGACACCGAACTCACCGCGATCCTCAGCCACGAGCGGGCCCATCTGCGGGCCCGCCACGATCTGGTGCTCGAGGCGTTCATCGCCGTGCACACCGCGTTCCCCCGCTTCGTCCGCAGCGGCAGCGCCCTCAATGCGGTGCGACTGCTCGTCGAGATGCTCGCCGATGATGCCGCGGTGCGCACCGCCGGACCCGCTCCCCTGGCCCGCGCCCTGGTGACCTGCGCGACGGCCCGAACCCCGAAGGGCGCGCTCGCCGGTGGCGGCCCGACCACGCTGATCCGGGTGCGCCGGCTGGCCGGCGAGGGAAACAGCCTGGCGCACTCGCTGGCCGCCTACGCCACCGCCGCTGCGGTGTTGGTGGTGCCGACAGTCGCGGTGGCGATGCCGTGGCTGACCGAACTGCGCCGCCTCTTTCTTTCCTGA
- a CDS encoding urease accessory protein UreF, giving the protein MATLSTLLILADSRLPTGGHVHSGGVEEAVTSRVVVDLETLEAYLRRRIRTSGLVTASVAAAVHREDLTVADADAETDARTPSPAARQASRAQGRGLLRLARRVWPAVEQDWDWDSLGPRPHLAVTAGRVGAVSGLDPHQSALSLVYTTMTGTATAAQRLLALDPADVAALTFGLASLCEDTAALAAAGLADLSDPLLDEFAQRHAQRERPLFVS; this is encoded by the coding sequence ATGGCAACACTGTCCACCCTGCTCATACTCGCCGACTCGCGGCTGCCGACCGGCGGTCACGTGCATTCCGGCGGGGTGGAAGAGGCCGTCACCAGTCGGGTGGTCGTGGACCTGGAGACGCTGGAGGCCTACCTGCGCCGCCGGATCCGCACCAGCGGACTGGTGACGGCATCGGTCGCGGCCGCCGTGCACCGCGAAGATCTCACCGTGGCCGATGCGGACGCCGAAACCGATGCGCGCACACCGTCACCCGCGGCCCGGCAGGCCTCCCGCGCGCAGGGCCGCGGACTGCTGCGGCTGGCGCGGCGCGTCTGGCCCGCCGTGGAACAGGACTGGGACTGGGACTCCCTCGGTCCGCGTCCGCACCTGGCGGTGACCGCCGGCCGGGTCGGGGCGGTCAGCGGGCTCGACCCTCACCAGAGTGCGCTGTCGCTGGTGTACACCACGATGACCGGCACGGCCACCGCCGCGCAGCGATTGTTGGCGCTCGATCCCGCCGACGTCGCGGCGTTGACGTTCGGCCTCGCATCCTTGTGCGAAGACACTGCGGCCCTGGCTGCCGCGGGACTGGCCGACCTGTCCGATCCGCTGCTCGACGAGTTCGCGCAGCGGCACGCCCAACGCGAACGACCGCTGTTCGTCTCCTGA
- a CDS encoding urease subunit alpha: protein MTELSRARYAALFGPTTGDRIRLADTDLLVEITEDRSGGPGLAGDEAVFGGGKVLRESMGQGRATRADGAPDTVITGAVIIDYWGIIKADIGIRDGRIVGIGKAGNPDIMSGVHPDLVVGPSTEIIAGNGRIVTAGAIDCHVHLICPQIMDEAIGSGITTIVAGGTGPAEGSKATTVTPGAWHLARMLESLDHWPLNIALLGKGNTVSHEAMWEQLRSGAAGFKLHEDWGTTPAAIDACLTVAEAAGVQVNIHTDTLNEAGFVEDTLAAIKGRNIHAYHTEGAGGGHAPDIITVAAYPNVLPSSTNPTRPHTVNTLDEHLDMLMVCHHLNPSVPEDLAFAESRIRPSTIAAEDLLHDLGAISMIGSDSQAMGRVGEVVLRTWQTAHVMKRRRGALGGDTAGKDGADNNRVRRYVAKYTICPALATGIDHEVGSVEVGKLADLVLWEPAFFGVRPHAVLKGGMIAWAAMGDANASIPTPQPVLPRPMFGAAPAAAAATSVHFVAPQAIEDGLADRIAVNRKLVPVGNVRAVGKAQMPLNDAQPRIEVDPDTFTVRIDGEVWAEQPATELPMAQRYFLF from the coding sequence ATGACCGAGCTGTCCCGCGCCCGCTACGCCGCGCTGTTCGGGCCCACCACCGGTGACCGGATCCGCCTGGCGGACACCGACCTTCTCGTCGAGATCACCGAGGATCGCAGTGGCGGTCCCGGCCTGGCCGGCGACGAAGCGGTGTTCGGCGGGGGCAAGGTGCTGCGGGAGTCGATGGGCCAAGGCCGCGCCACCCGCGCCGACGGCGCGCCGGACACCGTGATCACGGGTGCGGTGATCATCGACTACTGGGGAATCATCAAGGCCGACATCGGGATCCGTGACGGCCGCATCGTGGGCATCGGCAAGGCCGGCAACCCCGACATCATGTCCGGTGTGCACCCGGACCTGGTGGTCGGCCCATCGACGGAGATCATCGCCGGCAACGGGCGCATCGTCACCGCCGGGGCGATCGACTGTCACGTCCACCTGATCTGCCCGCAGATCATGGACGAGGCCATCGGCAGCGGCATCACCACGATCGTGGCCGGCGGCACCGGCCCCGCAGAGGGCTCGAAAGCCACCACCGTCACCCCGGGCGCCTGGCATCTGGCTCGCATGCTGGAGTCGCTGGACCACTGGCCGCTCAACATCGCGCTATTGGGCAAAGGAAATACCGTCAGCCACGAGGCGATGTGGGAGCAGTTGCGTTCGGGTGCAGCGGGTTTCAAGCTGCACGAGGATTGGGGCACCACGCCCGCCGCGATCGATGCCTGCCTCACGGTGGCCGAGGCGGCCGGTGTTCAGGTCAACATCCACACCGACACCCTCAACGAGGCAGGCTTCGTCGAGGACACCCTGGCCGCGATCAAGGGCCGCAATATCCACGCGTATCACACCGAGGGCGCCGGCGGCGGCCACGCGCCGGACATCATCACCGTCGCGGCTTATCCGAACGTGCTGCCGAGTTCCACCAATCCGACCCGGCCGCACACCGTCAACACCCTCGACGAACACCTCGACATGCTGATGGTCTGCCATCACCTGAACCCCAGCGTCCCTGAGGATCTCGCGTTCGCCGAGAGCCGCATCCGGCCATCGACCATCGCCGCCGAGGACCTGCTGCACGACCTCGGGGCGATCTCGATGATCGGCAGCGACTCCCAGGCGATGGGTCGCGTCGGCGAGGTGGTGCTGCGTACCTGGCAGACCGCCCATGTGATGAAGCGCCGCCGCGGAGCGCTAGGAGGCGACACGGCGGGAAAGGATGGGGCCGACAACAATCGGGTGCGCCGGTACGTCGCGAAGTACACGATCTGCCCGGCGCTGGCCACCGGCATCGACCACGAGGTCGGTTCGGTGGAAGTCGGAAAGTTGGCTGACCTTGTGCTGTGGGAGCCGGCCTTCTTCGGGGTGCGCCCGCACGCCGTGCTCAAGGGCGGCATGATCGCCTGGGCGGCGATGGGCGACGCGAACGCCTCCATCCCGACTCCGCAACCGGTACTGCCGCGCCCGATGTTCGGCGCCGCCCCGGCCGCCGCGGCCGCCACCTCGGTGCACTTCGTCGCCCCGCAAGCCATCGAAGACGGGCTGGCCGACCGGATCGCGGTCAACCGAAAGCTGGTGCCGGTCGGCAATGTGCGCGCCGTCGGCAAGGCGCAGATGCCGCTCAACGATGCCCAGCCCCGTATCGAGGTCGACCCCGACACGTTCACCGTCCGCATCGACGGCGAGGTGTGGGCCGAACAGCCCGCCACCGAATTGCCGATGGCGCAGCGCTACTTCCTGTTCTGA
- a CDS encoding urease subunit beta, protein MIPGEVLLGDGDIEINAGAARIELEIVNTGDRPVQVGSHVHLPQANSALSFDRAAAHGHRFDIPAGTAVRFEPGVPQRVRLVPLAGSREVHGLNLTPPGKLDA, encoded by the coding sequence ATGATTCCCGGTGAGGTTTTGCTCGGCGACGGTGACATCGAAATCAACGCCGGCGCCGCGCGGATCGAGCTGGAGATCGTCAACACCGGCGACCGGCCGGTGCAGGTCGGCAGCCACGTCCACCTGCCTCAGGCCAACAGCGCGCTGTCCTTCGACCGTGCCGCGGCACACGGACACCGCTTCGACATTCCCGCAGGCACCGCAGTCCGCTTTGAACCCGGTGTGCCGCAACGGGTCCGGTTGGTGCCGCTGGCCGGCTCGCGTGAGGTACACGGCCTGAACCTCACCCCACCCGGAAAGTTGGACGCATGA
- a CDS encoding hemolysin family protein translates to MGDVLGVLLTMALLGANAFFVGSEFALISARRDRLEALAEQGKRSAVTVLRAGEQLSLMLAGAQLGITVCSILLGRVGEPAVAHLLEKPFDLVGVPDAVLHTVSFVVALGFVVTLHVLLGEMVPKNIAIAGPEKTAMLVVPVYLVYVRVARPFIGFYNWAANTTLRAFGVEAKDELDVTVSTVELAEMIAESRSEGLLDPEEHMRLTRALQIRNRVVNDVAVPVRDIRAVPVARPGGGPTVSAIEQALNETGYSRFPVTDASGEFVGFVHIKDILDQIDERDAVVDGAVVRPLPRVPADMPLPDALSQLRRDNSHLALVTDGDQSVCAMVALEDLVEDLIGTVRDGMHRA, encoded by the coding sequence ATGGGCGACGTCCTGGGTGTCCTGCTGACGATGGCGCTGCTGGGCGCCAACGCCTTCTTCGTCGGGTCCGAATTCGCGCTGATCTCGGCCCGCCGCGACCGACTGGAAGCCCTTGCCGAACAAGGCAAACGGAGCGCGGTGACCGTGCTGCGCGCCGGTGAGCAACTGTCTCTGATGCTGGCCGGTGCCCAGCTGGGCATCACCGTGTGTTCGATCCTGCTAGGCCGCGTCGGTGAGCCCGCGGTGGCCCACCTGTTGGAAAAGCCGTTCGATCTGGTGGGCGTTCCCGACGCCGTTCTGCACACGGTGTCGTTCGTGGTGGCGCTGGGCTTCGTGGTGACGTTGCACGTGCTGCTCGGCGAGATGGTGCCCAAGAACATCGCGATCGCCGGGCCGGAGAAGACGGCGATGCTCGTGGTGCCGGTGTATCTGGTCTATGTGCGCGTCGCCCGGCCCTTCATCGGGTTCTACAACTGGGCGGCCAACACCACGCTGCGCGCGTTCGGCGTCGAGGCCAAGGACGAACTCGACGTCACCGTGTCCACCGTGGAGCTCGCGGAGATGATCGCCGAATCGCGATCCGAAGGGCTGCTGGACCCCGAGGAGCACATGCGGCTGACCCGGGCGCTGCAGATCCGCAACCGGGTGGTCAACGATGTGGCCGTCCCGGTGCGCGACATCCGCGCCGTCCCGGTCGCCCGGCCCGGCGGCGGCCCGACGGTCAGCGCCATCGAGCAGGCGCTCAACGAGACGGGCTACTCCCGGTTCCCGGTCACCGATGCGAGCGGCGAGTTCGTCGGCTTCGTCCACATCAAGGACATCCTCGACCAGATCGACGAGCGCGACGCGGTGGTCGACGGCGCCGTGGTGCGTCCGCTGCCGCGGGTGCCTGCCGACATGCCGCTGCCGGACGCCCTGTCCCAGCTGCGCCGCGACAACAGCCACCTGGCACTGGTCACCGACGGCGACCAGTCCGTATGCGCCATGGTCGCGCTCGAGGACCTGGTCGAAGACCTGATCGGCACGGTGCGCGACGGGATGCACCGTGCGTGA
- a CDS encoding hemolysin family protein, protein MTVMYTALSLLAIVVLTLGTALFVAAEFSLTALERSTVDANARTGDRSDQNVAKAHRTLSFQLSGAQLGISITTLATGYLAEPVLARLLDPVLDLLHVPQRAAAGISLALAILIATSLSMVFGELVPKNLAVARPVPTARATAGFQLMFSTVMTPVIKLTNGTANWILRRMGIEPAEELRSARSPEELGSLVRSSAEHGSLDEATAALVNRSLQFGSRIAEEFMTPRTEIEALDADSTVADLVTASASTGFSRFPIVRGDLDETIGLVHVKQVFGVPADERATTRLVSLAIPVPTVPSSLDGDALMAQLRAHGLQTAMVVDEYGGTAGMVTVEDLIEEIVGDVRDEHDDSTPDFQKAGQGWRVSGLLRIDEVAEATGFRAPEGEYETIGGLVLERLGHIPEPGESVELSAFDPDGLFDDPVHWRATVVEMDGRRIDQLVLTELGRRGDPGREG, encoded by the coding sequence ATGACCGTCATGTACACCGCGCTGAGCCTGTTGGCGATCGTCGTGTTGACCCTCGGGACGGCGTTGTTCGTCGCCGCCGAGTTCTCGCTGACCGCCCTGGAACGCAGCACCGTCGACGCGAACGCCCGCACCGGTGACCGCAGCGACCAGAACGTCGCGAAAGCGCATCGCACGCTGTCCTTCCAGCTGTCCGGCGCGCAACTGGGTATCTCGATCACCACGCTGGCCACCGGCTACCTGGCCGAGCCCGTCCTGGCCCGGTTGCTCGATCCCGTCCTCGACCTGCTGCATGTGCCCCAGCGGGCGGCTGCCGGGATATCACTGGCCCTGGCGATCCTGATCGCCACCTCGTTGTCGATGGTCTTCGGCGAACTGGTGCCCAAGAACCTCGCGGTAGCGCGGCCGGTGCCGACCGCGCGGGCAACTGCCGGATTCCAGCTGATGTTCTCGACAGTGATGACCCCCGTCATCAAGCTCACCAACGGCACCGCGAACTGGATCCTGCGCCGGATGGGCATCGAACCGGCCGAGGAACTGCGCTCGGCGCGCTCGCCTGAAGAGCTCGGGTCGCTGGTCCGCAGCTCGGCCGAGCACGGCTCGCTCGACGAAGCCACCGCGGCGCTGGTGAACCGCTCACTGCAGTTCGGGTCGCGGATCGCCGAGGAGTTCATGACCCCGCGCACCGAAATCGAGGCGCTGGACGCCGACAGCACTGTCGCCGACCTGGTCACCGCCTCGGCGAGCACCGGCTTCTCCCGCTTCCCGATCGTGCGCGGCGACCTGGACGAGACCATCGGCCTGGTGCATGTCAAGCAGGTGTTCGGGGTGCCTGCAGACGAACGCGCGACCACCCGGCTGGTGTCGCTGGCGATCCCGGTGCCCACGGTGCCCTCGTCGCTGGACGGCGACGCGCTGATGGCCCAGCTGCGCGCCCACGGCCTGCAGACCGCGATGGTGGTCGACGAATACGGCGGCACGGCGGGCATGGTCACCGTCGAGGACCTGATCGAAGAGATCGTCGGCGACGTCCGCGACGAGCACGACGACTCCACGCCCGACTTCCAGAAGGCAGGGCAGGGCTGGCGGGTATCGGGGCTACTCCGCATCGACGAGGTCGCCGAAGCCACCGGATTCCGCGCCCCCGAAGGTGAATACGAAACGATCGGCGGGCTGGTGCTGGAGAGGCTGGGCCACATTCCCGAGCCCGGCGAATCGGTCGAACTGTCCGCTTTCGACCCGGACGGCCTGTTCGACGATCCGGTCCACTGGCGGGCCACCGTCGTCGAGATGGACGGCCGCCGGATCGATCAGCTCGTGCTGACCGAATTGGGTCGCCGCGGCGACCCCGGGCGGGAGGGCTGA
- a CDS encoding PaaI family thioesterase, with product MQSEQSPSEQIAFSAPFDNELGLVFTELTVDGAKAQLDVQPKLLQPMGIVHGGVYCSMIESMASTSAFVWLSANGGGNVVGVNNNTDFLRAISSGTVYGVTEPVHRGRRQQLWLVTIRDDKERLVARGQVRLQNLEPEA from the coding sequence GTGCAATCAGAGCAGTCGCCGAGCGAGCAGATCGCTTTCTCCGCCCCGTTCGACAACGAACTCGGGCTGGTGTTCACCGAACTGACCGTCGACGGCGCCAAGGCGCAGCTGGACGTGCAGCCCAAACTCCTGCAACCGATGGGCATCGTCCACGGTGGGGTGTACTGCTCGATGATCGAGTCGATGGCCAGCACGTCGGCCTTCGTGTGGCTGTCCGCCAATGGCGGGGGCAACGTCGTCGGCGTCAACAACAACACCGACTTCCTGCGGGCGATCTCCAGCGGCACTGTGTACGGCGTGACCGAGCCCGTGCACCGCGGCCGTCGCCAGCAGCTGTGGTTGGTGACCATCCGCGACGACAAGGAGCGCCTCGTCGCCCGCGGACAGGTGCGCCTGCAGAACCTCGAGCCCGAGGCCTGA
- a CDS encoding urease subunit gamma: MQLTPHETDRLLLSYAAELARRRQARGLKLNYPEAVALITDHVLEGARDGRTVAELMVTGRGVLGRDDVMAGVPEMLHDVQVEATFPDGTKLVTVHHPIP; encoded by the coding sequence ATGCAACTGACACCGCATGAAACCGACCGGTTGCTGTTGTCCTACGCCGCCGAGCTCGCCCGGCGCAGGCAGGCGCGCGGACTGAAGCTCAACTACCCCGAAGCTGTTGCTCTGATCACCGATCACGTGCTGGAAGGCGCCCGCGACGGTCGCACCGTGGCTGAGCTGATGGTCACCGGGCGTGGGGTTCTGGGCCGCGACGACGTGATGGCTGGTGTGCCCGAGATGCTGCACGACGTGCAGGTCGAAGCCACCTTCCCGGACGGCACCAAGCTGGTCACCGTCCACCACCCGATCCCGTGA